Proteins encoded by one window of Companilactobacillus ginsenosidimutans:
- a CDS encoding betaine/proline/choline family ABC transporter ATP-binding protein (Members of the family are the ATP-binding subunit of ABC transporters for substrates such as betaine, L-proline or other amino acids, choline, carnitine, etc. The substrate specificity is best determined from the substrate-binding subunit, rather than this subunit, as it interacts with the permease subunit and not with substrate directly.), translating to MATAKEIVSFRDVAKIYHGRAVAVSDVNITIKEGEFVCFIGTSGSGKTTTMRMINRMLEPSKGSIVFKGKNIRKYDPVKLRRTIGYVIQNNGLMPHMTIRDNITLVPKLLKWSQERMDKKATELINLAELPESYLDRYPAELSGGQQQRIGVVRALAADQDIILMDEPFGALDPITRDNLQDLVKHLQEKLGKTIVFVTHDMDEALKLATHIVIMDSGKVIQDDTPDNILQHPANDFVKNLLGEERLLQAQQNTLSVGDIMSKNPAHITLGKSLSEAIWEMSRKHVDSLLVTDDSNKLKGYIDLETINDHYSKDFSVSDIYANNLIKVREDSYLRDTSERILKQGYKYVPVVDSENTLIGIVTRASLVNVVYDAIWGKEELENPEDAKLPASISKGSENA from the coding sequence ATGGCTACTGCTAAAGAAATCGTCTCTTTTAGGGATGTAGCAAAGATTTATCATGGTCGTGCTGTTGCCGTTTCTGACGTTAACATCACAATCAAAGAGGGAGAGTTCGTCTGTTTCATTGGTACTTCCGGGTCCGGAAAGACTACTACGATGCGTATGATCAATCGTATGCTCGAACCTAGTAAAGGAAGTATTGTATTTAAAGGCAAGAACATCCGTAAATATGATCCAGTTAAATTAAGAAGAACCATCGGTTATGTTATCCAGAATAATGGTCTAATGCCCCACATGACCATTCGCGACAATATAACTTTAGTACCAAAATTATTGAAATGGTCTCAAGAACGTATGGACAAGAAGGCCACCGAATTGATTAATTTAGCCGAACTACCAGAAAGTTACTTGGATAGATACCCAGCTGAACTTTCAGGTGGCCAGCAACAAAGAATTGGTGTTGTTAGAGCTCTAGCTGCCGATCAAGATATCATTCTAATGGATGAACCTTTCGGAGCACTTGACCCTATCACACGTGATAATTTACAAGATTTGGTTAAACATCTACAAGAAAAACTCGGAAAGACTATCGTTTTCGTAACTCACGATATGGATGAAGCACTTAAATTGGCCACTCATATCGTAATTATGGATAGTGGAAAAGTTATTCAAGATGATACTCCAGATAATATTTTGCAACATCCAGCAAACGACTTCGTTAAAAATTTACTTGGTGAAGAAAGACTTTTACAAGCTCAACAAAACACTTTGTCAGTTGGTGACATCATGTCGAAAAATCCAGCTCACATTACACTTGGTAAGTCATTGTCAGAGGCAATTTGGGAAATGAGTCGTAAACATGTCGATTCGTTACTCGTTACTGATGATTCAAACAAGTTAAAAGGTTACATCGATCTAGAAACAATCAATGATCACTACTCGAAAGATTTTAGTGTTAGTGATATTTATGCTAATAACTTAATCAAAGTTCGCGAGGATTCCTATTTAAGAGATACAAGTGAGCGTATTTTGAAACAAGGTTATAAGTACGTCCCTGTCGTTGACTCGGAGAATACCCTAATCGGTATAGTTACACGTGCATCCCTAGTTAACGTCGTCTACGACGCTATATGGGGTAAAGAAGAGCTAGAAAACCCTGAAGATGCTAAACTACCCGCTTCAATTTCAAAAGGAAGTGAAAATGCATGA
- a CDS encoding DUF488 domain-containing protein has protein sequence MNKLIVKRIYDKDLPEGYRILIDRVWPRGMSKVRAQLDLWAKQIAPSADLRKWFSHDPEKFPEFKEKYLAELDANEYTPEFLKSVKSALNEQDVLILYGSKEQTYNNAAVLVPYLNDKIK, from the coding sequence ATGAATAAATTAATTGTTAAACGTATATACGACAAGGACTTGCCGGAAGGATACAGAATTTTAATTGACCGTGTATGGCCACGAGGAATGTCTAAAGTTAGAGCACAACTGGATTTGTGGGCTAAACAAATTGCTCCATCAGCTGATCTGAGAAAGTGGTTTTCGCACGATCCAGAAAAGTTTCCAGAGTTTAAAGAAAAATATTTAGCTGAACTTGATGCTAATGAATATACACCGGAGTTTTTAAAATCGGTCAAATCTGCATTAAATGAACAAGATGTTCTTATATTATATGGTTCAAAAGAGCAGACATATAACAATGCAGCCGTACTAGTTCCCTATTTGAACGATAAAATCAAATAG
- a CDS encoding helix-turn-helix domain-containing protein, with protein sequence MEEFDIQALLSSNEKTLIRLLENYATTNHVVTYVLDNSGDLKSDIYGNTHGNQIFSELVESKNMNEITDKHVDYNLGYADKSIRISSIGQIIGRVCCVKSLDSPLNDTPGLLERQLHEHCEYLKRLIESISRLLIDNHGIGTYMIKYPVEVDDIIDELNDDDNKALQQLKKLSTSNEAIISAIEYIDENLDKHLTLDQVSSKVFLSDYYFSKLFKRETKLSFSVYLNARKIQKAMIILKQTSHSISEVSDELGFTRISYFSQTFKKYTGYTPSEFRNEDYLEI encoded by the coding sequence ATGGAAGAATTTGATATTCAAGCTTTATTATCAAGCAATGAAAAAACCTTGATACGCCTTCTAGAAAATTATGCGACTACTAACCACGTTGTAACATATGTTTTGGATAATTCCGGTGATTTAAAATCTGATATCTATGGAAATACTCATGGAAATCAAATTTTTTCCGAGCTGGTTGAATCTAAAAATATGAACGAAATCACCGATAAACATGTGGATTACAATTTGGGATACGCTGATAAATCGATTCGGATTTCTTCGATTGGTCAAATCATTGGTAGGGTTTGTTGTGTGAAGTCGCTGGATTCGCCACTCAACGATACTCCGGGGTTGTTAGAAAGACAGCTTCATGAGCACTGTGAATATTTGAAACGTCTGATTGAGAGTATCAGTCGTCTGTTGATTGATAATCATGGGATTGGGACTTACATGATTAAGTATCCGGTTGAAGTCGACGATATTATTGACGAATTAAATGATGACGACAACAAGGCGTTACAACAATTGAAGAAACTTTCAACATCTAATGAGGCGATTATTTCAGCTATCGAATATATTGATGAAAATCTGGACAAGCATTTAACGCTTGATCAAGTTTCCAGCAAGGTATTCTTATCGGATTATTACTTCAGTAAGCTCTTTAAACGTGAGACCAAGCTGAGTTTTTCTGTATATTTAAACGCCCGTAAGATTCAGAAAGCCATGATAATCTTGAAACAAACTAGTCACAGCATTAGTGAAGTTTCCGATGAGCTTGGATTCACTAGAATTAGTTACTTTAGTCAAACATTTAAGAAATATACTGGTTACACACCATCCGAATTTAGGAATGAGGATTATTTAGAAATATAA
- a CDS encoding DUF2075 domain-containing protein: MLDSILPNKNLTELQQKVFDKILKFCQTNLQNNNKGIFQLNGDAGTGKSVILTKLFLTLEQDSKRNIPDLQGMNNYFLVNHPELLKVYQDNAGEFDDLRKNRFLRPTTFINQMHKRNKTADIVVIDEAHLLLSESDSYNNFTQKNQLEEVIKLSKVVIFVYDERQVLKIKSYWSQNIIEELKSKYDLSYESSTLKVQMRMQAPDSVINWIDDLTSDLQINTKEITQKDPDYLGGMKNDYDFRIYQDAEKMYQKLREKNNTYGQARIVATADYPSILDGKKHFVDEGNFHLPWDQYNYSKVTWAQKDNTINEIGSIYTVQGFDLNYVAVIMGPSVKYAGKGKIEIDINKYEDQEAFKKRHDDDLKNIDEVKKEIILNSMNVLLKRGIRGVFVYFHDFKIYDYIAKAAEK; this comes from the coding sequence ATGTTAGATTCAATTTTACCCAACAAAAATTTAACTGAGCTACAGCAGAAAGTTTTCGATAAAATTTTGAAGTTTTGCCAAACTAATCTGCAGAATAATAATAAGGGGATTTTCCAGCTAAATGGGGATGCTGGTACGGGAAAAAGTGTTATCTTAACTAAATTGTTTTTGACGCTGGAGCAGGATTCTAAGAGAAATATTCCTGATTTGCAGGGGATGAACAATTATTTTCTCGTCAATCATCCGGAATTATTGAAGGTATATCAAGATAATGCCGGCGAATTTGATGATTTGCGCAAGAATAGATTTTTACGTCCGACTACTTTTATCAACCAAATGCATAAGCGAAACAAGACTGCTGATATTGTAGTAATTGATGAAGCTCATTTGTTGTTGAGTGAAAGTGACAGTTACAATAATTTCACCCAGAAGAATCAACTGGAAGAAGTTATCAAGTTAAGCAAAGTTGTTATTTTTGTTTACGATGAACGGCAAGTTTTGAAAATCAAAAGTTACTGGTCACAGAATATTATCGAGGAATTGAAGAGTAAGTATGATTTGAGCTATGAATCTAGCACTCTGAAAGTTCAGATGCGCATGCAAGCACCAGACTCAGTAATCAACTGGATTGATGATTTGACCAGTGACTTACAAATCAATACAAAAGAAATTACGCAAAAAGATCCGGATTATCTTGGCGGAATGAAAAATGATTACGATTTTAGAATTTATCAAGATGCTGAGAAAATGTATCAGAAGTTACGTGAGAAAAATAATACTTATGGGCAAGCAAGAATCGTTGCGACTGCTGACTATCCATCAATTTTGGATGGCAAAAAACATTTTGTCGATGAAGGAAATTTTCATTTACCTTGGGATCAATATAATTATTCGAAAGTGACTTGGGCACAAAAGGACAATACGATTAATGAAATTGGTTCAATCTATACGGTGCAAGGATTTGATTTGAATTACGTTGCAGTAATAATGGGACCCTCTGTCAAATATGCAGGTAAGGGAAAAATTGAGATTGATATTAATAAATATGAGGATCAAGAGGCCTTCAAAAAACGACACGACGATGATTTGAAAAATATTGATGAAGTGAAAAAAGAAATCATCTTGAATTCGATGAACGTGTTACTCAAGCGGGGAATTAGAGGAGTTTTCGTTTATTTTCATGATTTTAAAATTTATGACTATATAGCAAAAGCAGCTGAAAAATAA
- a CDS encoding GNAT family N-acetyltransferase — protein MTTYDDLNAIRISSLVNQTLVKSFNCGDSRLDDFLIYESINLEEENCFAAIKIQYFAVDLKFQNDGLGAAMMHRLLSNLLKSDLKFNIGFKLIYLEALSEATDFYQTLGFEYLNPWEETDPTKKSSYMFLPYESLINYYDF, from the coding sequence ATGACAACTTACGATGATTTAAACGCTATAAGAATATCAAGTTTAGTAAATCAAACTTTAGTGAAGTCATTTAACTGTGGAGATTCCAGGTTAGATGATTTTTTGATTTACGAGAGTATTAACCTTGAAGAAGAGAATTGCTTTGCAGCAATAAAAATCCAATATTTTGCTGTTGATCTTAAATTTCAAAATGATGGATTGGGTGCTGCCATGATGCACAGATTACTCTCAAATCTACTTAAATCAGATTTAAAATTTAACATCGGATTTAAACTAATTTATCTTGAGGCACTTTCTGAAGCTACTGATTTTTATCAAACATTAGGATTTGAATACTTAAATCCTTGGGAAGAGACAGATCCAACCAAGAAAAGTTCCTATATGTTTTTGCCATACGAAAGTTTAATTAATTACTATGATTTTTAG
- a CDS encoding TerC family protein, protein MNALINMYAPFFDLHNWETVIESGSDWMIILSLVVMECILSVDNAVVLAAQTQTLPDKVQREKSLFYGLIGAYIFRFIVIGLGVYLINFWLIKALGAVYLFYLAVKFFFFDKKKDSKVEVPKEKPEPKGWRKHIKISAFWQVVISIELMDIVFSIDSVLASLAISENPVIVLIGGMIGILAMRGIAEVIMGFMNKIPELQDMAYFLILFIAIKLFLSIPAIDIHVPNVLFVFVLIGAIIVTLIVHHFNVKKAERAKQK, encoded by the coding sequence TTGAATGCACTAATTAATATGTATGCACCATTTTTTGACCTACATAACTGGGAAACAGTTATTGAGTCAGGTAGCGACTGGATGATTATTTTATCCTTGGTAGTTATGGAATGTATTTTGTCCGTAGATAACGCCGTTGTTTTAGCCGCCCAAACTCAAACTTTGCCCGACAAGGTTCAAAGAGAAAAGTCATTGTTCTATGGACTTATCGGTGCCTATATTTTCCGATTCATCGTAATTGGTCTTGGTGTCTATCTAATTAATTTCTGGTTGATCAAAGCTCTTGGTGCTGTTTACTTATTCTACTTAGCTGTCAAATTCTTCTTCTTCGATAAGAAAAAAGACTCTAAAGTCGAAGTGCCGAAAGAGAAGCCAGAACCAAAGGGTTGGCGTAAACACATTAAAATTTCTGCCTTCTGGCAAGTTGTTATTTCAATTGAGTTAATGGATATTGTATTCTCAATTGATTCCGTGTTGGCATCGCTGGCCATTTCAGAAAATCCTGTTATCGTTCTAATCGGTGGTATGATAGGTATTCTCGCAATGAGAGGTATAGCTGAAGTAATCATGGGATTCATGAACAAAATTCCAGAACTTCAAGACATGGCCTACTTCTTGATTTTATTCATTGCAATCAAACTATTCTTATCAATACCAGCCATTGATATTCACGTTCCAAATGTACTTTTCGTATTCGTTTTAATTGGTGCAATTATCGTAACTTTGATAGTTCACCACTTCAACGTCAAGAAAGCAGAACGTGCTAAACAAAAATAA
- a CDS encoding ABC transporter ATP-binding protein: protein MSTILKNVSKQYDEGGKVIDNISAEIKTGEFFVIVGPSGCGKSTLLRMIAGLTEISDGTIKIEDRVVNDLPPKDRNLTMVFQSYALFPFLSVWDNVAFGLKARKNDAAEVNQRVDDALRMVNLDEFRDRKPRELSGGQRQRVALARAVASDAKICLMDEPLSNLDAQLRIKMRQEIYALQRKLGLTLIYVTHDQVEAMTMADHIMVLNESKIQQVGTPEEIYNNPANEFVASFFGVPPINILPAKKLSGNTVQVNNDFEIELDQEIAQSDFRIGVRPNEMTVAKSDELHANATIKAVEFLGDEKIVHAKLSHGGNISIIVSSETDFEPYENIEVSSSNNVLLFDLNGKSIEAKKTEAVANA, encoded by the coding sequence ATGTCAACAATTTTAAAAAATGTTAGTAAGCAATACGACGAGGGCGGGAAAGTTATTGATAACATTTCAGCTGAAATAAAAACTGGGGAGTTTTTTGTAATCGTTGGACCTTCAGGTTGTGGTAAAAGTACTTTACTACGTATGATTGCTGGTTTAACTGAAATTTCAGATGGAACTATCAAAATTGAAGATCGTGTTGTAAACGACCTTCCACCAAAGGATCGTAATCTAACAATGGTATTCCAAAGTTACGCATTGTTCCCGTTTTTAAGTGTTTGGGATAATGTCGCTTTTGGATTAAAGGCTCGTAAAAATGATGCTGCTGAAGTTAACCAACGTGTTGACGATGCTTTACGTATGGTTAATTTGGATGAATTCCGCGACAGAAAGCCACGTGAACTTTCAGGTGGTCAACGTCAACGTGTTGCTTTAGCACGTGCTGTTGCAAGTGATGCAAAGATTTGTTTAATGGACGAACCATTATCAAACTTAGATGCTCAATTAAGAATTAAGATGCGCCAAGAAATTTACGCTTTACAAAGAAAATTAGGCCTCACTTTGATTTATGTAACTCATGATCAAGTTGAAGCAATGACTATGGCTGACCACATCATGGTTCTAAATGAGTCAAAAATCCAACAAGTAGGAACTCCCGAAGAAATTTATAACAATCCTGCAAATGAGTTCGTTGCTAGTTTCTTCGGTGTCCCACCAATTAACATTTTGCCTGCCAAGAAACTTTCAGGTAACACTGTTCAAGTTAACAATGATTTTGAAATCGAGTTGGATCAAGAAATTGCTCAATCAGATTTCCGTATTGGTGTTCGACCAAACGAAATGACCGTTGCTAAGTCTGATGAATTACATGCTAACGCAACTATCAAGGCTGTTGAATTCCTTGGTGACGAAAAAATTGTTCATGCAAAACTCAGTCATGGTGGAAACATCTCAATAATTGTTTCAAGTGAGACTGATTTTGAACCTTATGAAAATATTGAGGTGTCATCATCCAATAATGTTCTGCTCTTTGATCTAAATGGAAAGAGTATCGAAGCTAAGAAGACGGAGGCTGTAGCAAATGCTTAA
- a CDS encoding carbohydrate ABC transporter permease yields MLKNPASSDMVAGKKAEASKRKIFRLNANDKYFASIFLGPSLFLLGLFVFYPMFKTLYISLFLTNTLGHTTVFAGFSNYAKLITSPDFINSLTVTVTYVVAVTALTLGIGLLLANLASKKLPSIGIFRTLYSLTMGVSVAVAAIFWLFMFNPSTGFFALISNALSMTPINWLTDPKFAMLAVIITTVWMNLGFTFLILLGAIESVPRTLYEAADVEGASPSFQFFKITLPMISPTLFFVSTITIIDAFKSFGLIDLITKGGPTNATNMLVYRIYKDAFYSGNYAKSSTEAIILTVIIALVTLVQFKFLERKVNY; encoded by the coding sequence ATGCTTAAAAATCCAGCTTCTTCTGATATGGTTGCAGGTAAAAAAGCTGAAGCTAGCAAGAGAAAAATTTTTAGATTAAACGCTAACGATAAGTATTTTGCCTCCATTTTCTTAGGACCATCACTATTCTTATTAGGCTTATTTGTATTCTATCCAATGTTTAAAACACTCTATATCAGTTTGTTTTTAACTAATACTTTGGGACATACAACTGTATTTGCTGGTTTCAGTAATTATGCAAAATTAATCACCTCGCCAGATTTTATTAACAGTTTGACTGTTACCGTGACATATGTTGTTGCTGTGACAGCATTAACTCTTGGTATCGGATTACTCTTGGCTAATTTAGCCAGCAAGAAATTGCCTAGTATCGGAATTTTTAGAACGCTCTATTCACTAACGATGGGTGTGTCCGTTGCAGTTGCTGCAATTTTCTGGTTATTCATGTTTAACCCTTCAACAGGATTCTTTGCGCTCATCAGTAATGCTTTGAGCATGACACCAATCAATTGGTTAACGGATCCTAAGTTTGCCATGCTTGCAGTTATCATAACAACTGTATGGATGAATTTAGGCTTCACTTTCTTAATTCTTCTTGGTGCAATTGAATCAGTTCCTCGTACACTTTATGAAGCTGCTGATGTTGAAGGTGCTTCACCCAGTTTCCAATTTTTCAAAATTACTTTACCAATGATTTCACCAACACTTTTCTTCGTATCAACAATTACTATTATTGATGCATTCAAAAGTTTTGGATTGATCGACCTTATTACTAAAGGTGGTCCCACAAACGCGACAAACATGTTAGTTTACCGAATTTATAAGGATGCTTTCTATAGTGGTAACTACGCCAAATCAAGTACTGAAGCAATCATCTTAACGGTCATTATTGCATTAGTTACCTTGGTTCAATTTAAATTCTTAGAAAGAAAGGTAAATTACTAA
- a CDS encoding carbohydrate ABC transporter permease, translating to MTEINEKAVIKRILTYVLLIALGLVILAPVLIGLWTSFLPTMNIAKGDLFSMNISLDNYVAAFTKTPILRYLANSFVISTLTMIAQLIFCSMSAYAFVFLRFRFRNFFFALFLITMMLPFEAQIIPNFQTVKVLGMLDNYSVMIVPFLTSAFGTFMLRQSFKQTPAELKEASDIEGLNHFQFYWNVVLPYNKISLITLGAYSFLGSWNQYLWPMLTTFSNNSRVIQNGLKQLQSEETFNDWGMIQASAAIIVIPTIIVLFIGQHYFKSGLNEGAVK from the coding sequence ATGACAGAAATTAATGAGAAGGCTGTAATCAAACGTATTTTGACATATGTATTATTAATTGCGCTCGGATTAGTTATTCTTGCTCCAGTTCTAATTGGTTTGTGGACTAGTTTCTTGCCAACGATGAATATTGCCAAAGGTGATTTATTCAGTATGAATATTTCCCTTGATAATTATGTTGCAGCATTTACAAAAACTCCAATTTTAAGATATTTAGCAAACAGTTTCGTAATCTCAACTTTAACAATGATTGCACAACTAATTTTTTGTTCAATGAGTGCCTATGCTTTTGTATTTCTACGCTTTAGATTCCGTAACTTCTTCTTCGCTCTATTTTTAATCACAATGATGCTTCCATTCGAAGCTCAAATTATTCCTAACTTCCAAACTGTTAAAGTTTTAGGAATGCTAGATAATTACTCAGTAATGATCGTTCCATTTTTAACCTCAGCCTTTGGTACTTTCATGCTTCGACAATCCTTTAAGCAAACACCTGCGGAATTGAAAGAAGCATCAGATATTGAGGGGTTGAACCATTTCCAATTTTATTGGAATGTTGTTTTACCATATAACAAAATCAGTTTGATCACATTGGGTGCATACAGTTTCTTAGGTTCATGGAACCAATACTTATGGCCAATGTTGACTACATTTAGTAATAACTCTCGTGTAATTCAAAATGGTTTGAAGCAATTACAATCTGAAGAAACATTTAATGACTGGGGAATGATTCAAGCAAGTGCTGCAATCATTGTTATTCCAACAATCATCGTCTTGTTCATTGGACAACATTACTTCAAGTCAGGTCTAAACGAGGGAGCAGTGAAATAA
- a CDS encoding ABC transporter substrate-binding protein has translation MKNTKKIILPLLLVVGAILVAVFSNPDVSKTSASDNRTPVVFWHELGGPTEDALEKVVDGFNKSQTKYKVIPKYQGTYDEAIQKILQTHGSSTSPAVFQAFDISTAQMIHSGYIAPVQNFIDQDNYDVSKISPTARAFYANGGKQQGMPFNTSQPVLYYNASLLKKYGITPPPVSPTYSDITRVAKQLYEKSDHKVKGMTVQVYGWLMEQALANSGASIANNNDGHTGNPTEVKLNNEASVKFLEWIRENIKSGDFIDYGSGASAAANQTAGFLADKVGIFIQSSASMSQLQTGNKNELGITYFPHPDGQKANGVAIGGAALWIGNDKPKDVQQGAYEFIKYALKPEVQAQWQKDTGYLALNKDSQKTKILQDLYAKNPVAKVPGQQLAAATPNYFNSGILMEGMQLARQKEEIAMETVYNGGDIKKALAEADKAINESLQTSNKANGYK, from the coding sequence ATGAAAAATACTAAAAAAATCATTCTTCCGCTACTTTTAGTTGTCGGTGCTATCTTGGTTGCTGTCTTCAGTAATCCGGATGTTTCCAAAACTTCAGCTAGCGATAATCGAACACCAGTTGTATTTTGGCATGAGTTAGGTGGACCAACTGAAGATGCTTTGGAAAAAGTTGTCGATGGTTTCAATAAGTCTCAAACAAAATATAAAGTAATTCCTAAGTACCAAGGTACTTACGATGAAGCTATTCAAAAAATCTTGCAAACACATGGTTCAAGCACATCTCCAGCTGTGTTCCAAGCTTTTGATATTTCAACAGCTCAAATGATTCACAGTGGATATATTGCTCCAGTGCAAAATTTTATCGATCAAGATAACTATGATGTAAGTAAAATTTCACCAACTGCACGTGCATTTTATGCAAATGGTGGTAAGCAACAAGGTATGCCATTCAATACTTCTCAACCAGTTTTATACTATAATGCCTCATTGTTGAAGAAGTATGGCATTACACCACCACCAGTTTCACCAACATATAGCGACATTACTCGTGTTGCCAAACAACTATATGAAAAGTCAGATCACAAAGTGAAAGGTATGACTGTTCAAGTTTATGGTTGGTTGATGGAACAAGCATTAGCTAACTCTGGTGCATCAATAGCTAATAACAATGACGGTCACACTGGTAATCCGACTGAGGTTAAATTGAATAATGAAGCTTCTGTTAAATTCTTAGAATGGATTCGTGAAAACATCAAATCTGGTGACTTTATTGATTACGGTTCTGGTGCCAGTGCCGCAGCCAACCAAACTGCAGGTTTCTTGGCTGATAAAGTTGGAATCTTCATTCAATCATCAGCAAGCATGAGCCAATTACAAACTGGTAATAAGAATGAATTAGGTATTACATATTTCCCACATCCAGATGGGCAAAAAGCTAATGGTGTTGCTATTGGTGGGGCAGCTCTTTGGATTGGTAATGATAAACCTAAAGATGTTCAACAAGGTGCATATGAATTTATCAAGTATGCTCTTAAACCAGAAGTTCAAGCGCAATGGCAAAAAGATACAGGATACTTAGCTTTGAACAAGGATTCACAAAAAACTAAGATTCTCCAAGATTTATATGCTAAAAATCCAGTTGCTAAAGTTCCTGGTCAACAGCTAGCGGCTGCAACTCCTAACTATTTCAACTCAGGTATTTTGATGGAGGGGATGCAACTTGCTCGTCAAAAGGAAGAGATCGCTATGGAAACTGTTTATAATGGTGGCGATATCAAGAAAGCTCTAGCTGAAGCGGATAAAGCAATCAACGAAAGCCTTCAAACAAGTAATAAAGCTAACGGATACAAGTAA
- a CDS encoding iron-containing alcohol dehydrogenase: protein MKENFDFLMPSVNFFGAGVIEKIGDRAKMLNMTNPLIVTDKFLESVDNGPVAQTLDSLTKAGVKYTIYNGVEPNPKVHNIQAAKKVYLDNDCDGIITVGGGSAHDTGKGTGIILTNGDDITKLAGIETLENALPPLMAVNTTAGTGSELTRHCVITNTETHLKFVVVSWRNIPLVSFNDPMLMLDVPKKLTAATGMDTFVQLIEPYVSTNRNEITDAQCLEGIKLVEHSLREAYSNGHDVEARTKMVEAEMLGGMAFNNADLGYVHAMAHQLGGQYDAPHGVCCAILLPIVEEYNIVSNPERFAELAVAMGEDISGLSTRDAAQLAVKAMRQMADDVGIPRSIKAIGAKPEDFELMAENALKDGNAFSNPRKGNKDEIVQLFQKAYDAE from the coding sequence ATGAAAGAAAATTTTGATTTCTTAATGCCTAGTGTCAACTTCTTCGGTGCTGGTGTTATTGAAAAAATTGGTGATCGTGCCAAGATGCTAAATATGACAAACCCATTAATTGTCACAGATAAATTTTTGGAAAGTGTCGACAACGGCCCAGTTGCCCAAACACTTGATTCACTTACAAAGGCTGGCGTAAAATACACTATTTATAATGGTGTTGAACCAAACCCTAAAGTACATAACATTCAAGCTGCTAAAAAAGTTTACTTAGACAATGATTGTGACGGTATCATCACTGTTGGTGGTGGTTCTGCCCACGATACTGGTAAAGGTACTGGTATTATTTTGACAAACGGTGACGATATCACAAAACTTGCTGGTATCGAAACACTTGAAAATGCCTTACCACCATTGATGGCTGTTAATACAACTGCCGGAACTGGTTCAGAACTTACAAGACACTGTGTTATCACAAATACTGAAACACACCTTAAGTTCGTTGTTGTTTCATGGAGAAATATTCCACTTGTATCATTCAACGATCCAATGTTGATGTTGGATGTTCCTAAGAAACTTACAGCCGCAACTGGTATGGACACATTTGTTCAATTAATAGAACCTTATGTTTCAACTAACCGTAACGAAATCACAGATGCTCAATGTCTTGAAGGTATCAAATTAGTTGAACACTCACTTCGTGAAGCTTACTCAAATGGTCACGATGTTGAAGCTCGTACTAAGATGGTTGAAGCTGAAATGCTTGGTGGTATGGCATTCAACAATGCTGACCTTGGTTATGTTCACGCAATGGCTCACCAACTTGGTGGTCAATATGATGCTCCACATGGTGTATGTTGTGCTATCTTACTACCTATCGTTGAGGAATATAACATTGTTTCTAACCCAGAAAGATTCGCTGAATTAGCTGTTGCAATGGGTGAAGATATCAGTGGCCTTTCAACACGTGATGCCGCTCAACTAGCTGTTAAAGCTATGAGACAAATGGCTGATGATGTTGGTATTCCACGTAGTATCAAAGCTATCGGTGCAAAACCAGAAGACTTCGAACTTATGGCTGAAAATGCATTGAAAGATGGAAATGCCTTCTCAAACCCTCGTAAGGGTAACAAAGACGAAATCGTTCAATTATTCCAAAAAGCATATGATGCTGAATAA